In one window of Candidatus Omnitrophota bacterium DNA:
- a CDS encoding HEPN domain-containing protein gives MTKTNKISESNKNWYILIAGFPRPTKPLTLTPGITLVPIKSPITVFDLASAGAVGFHGWSVLEPIAPALTVEIESAKDSDILPGYDTLNCAWLASTLLVLKGYTRHICVACSSYTWNYIAGHQPKSAESFRKQIKAEGVESAVFRPKKDLPSFEGNLLDFHLEILTHSNAKVGMPSEEDISWIRKYYNTFNRLASESESFRFALEAATDWRFAKDARSAVSRLWSGIEAIFGITSELIYRISLISACLLSPRGPLRREKFDEIKNLYSLRSKVVHGEKLSEENISKALSKSFVLLSDLLIYTITKGHVLNKNDFDEAIFH, from the coding sequence ATGACAAAAACAAATAAAATATCCGAATCAAACAAAAATTGGTACATTTTAATCGCAGGATTTCCTAGACCAACTAAGCCTTTAACTTTAACCCCCGGCATTACGCTTGTTCCCATTAAATCTCCTATCACAGTCTTTGATTTAGCTTCTGCTGGTGCTGTTGGTTTTCATGGCTGGTCTGTTTTAGAACCAATTGCTCCAGCTCTGACGGTTGAAATCGAGAGCGCTAAAGATTCCGACATATTACCAGGATATGACACTCTAAATTGTGCTTGGTTAGCTTCTACGCTTTTGGTTTTGAAAGGCTACACGCGACATATCTGCGTAGCTTGTAGTTCCTACACTTGGAATTATATTGCAGGACATCAACCAAAATCGGCAGAATCGTTTAGAAAACAAATAAAAGCAGAGGGGGTTGAATCAGCTGTTTTTCGACCAAAGAAGGATTTGCCAAGCTTTGAAGGCAATCTTTTAGATTTTCATTTGGAAATTTTAACTCATTCAAACGCAAAGGTAGGCATGCCATCAGAAGAAGACATTTCATGGATAAGAAAGTATTATAATACCTTTAACCGTCTTGCGTCCGAGAGCGAGTCGTTTCGTTTTGCTTTAGAAGCTGCTACTGATTGGAGATTTGCAAAAGATGCACGATCCGCGGTTTCTAGATTATGGTCGGGAATTGAGGCAATATTTGGTATTACATCTGAATTGATTTATCGTATTTCTCTTATTTCTGCTTGCCTTCTATCTCCGCGTGGCCCATTAAGGCGCGAAAAATTTGACGAAATAAAAAATCTTTACAGCCTGCGTAGCAAAGTTGTTCATGGAGAAAAATTATCTGAAGAAAATATTTCCAAAGCTTTGAGCAAATCTTTTGTATTACTCTCAGATCTTTTAATCTATACAATTACTAAGGGGCACGTTCTAAACAAAAATGATTTCGATGAGGCGATTTTTCATTAA